Sequence from the Puniceicoccus vermicola genome:
CTCCGCCGGAGCGTCTTGAGAGCCGTTTCGCAATCGGAAGAGTGTAGCGTCCTTCGCGGAAAATGATCGGTGGGGCTCGGCGTTTGCGACACAGGCTGGCAGCCTGTGGTACTTCTGTAGGACCGGAGCTTTAGCTACGCCCATCGCGGTGCCCCTCCGCCGGAGCGTCTTGAGATCCGTTTCGCAATCGGAAGAGTCTTGCGTCCTTCACGGAAATGATCGGTGTGGCTCGGCGTTTGCGACACAGGCTGGCAGCCTGTGGTACTTCTGTAGGGCCGGAGCTTTAGCTACGCCCATCGCGCTGCCTCTCCGCCGGAGCGTCTTGAGATCCGTTTCGGAATCGGAAGGGTGTTGTCCTTCACGGAAATGATCGGTGTGGCTTGGCGTTTGCGACACAGGATGGCAGCCTGTGGTACATTTGTCGGACCGGAGCTGCTCTCGCTTTGCCGTTCCCGTCTTGAGATCCTTCCGGTATAGGTTCAATGCCGAGCGAGATAGCGGGCGATCTGCTTGTTAGCGGATGCGATGAAGAAAAATTAATCCGCGGTTCATTTTGAGCTAACCGCATGGAGGTAGTCTGGGCGCGATTCAAATTTTGACCGCTAACCACAATCTACCATGAAGACTGCTCGCCAAACTCGCACCCTGCCTCCGATTTTCAAAATCCCATCTTCTCCCCCAAGTGAAAAAGGGATGAGCTTGGAGGAAGCGGTCGATTACGCACTCTCCGCAGAGGGGTCTGGATTTCGCAAAAGGCTGGCGATGGAAGCCGGGCGGGCTTCGGGGCTCAGCCTCGCGCAGGCGGGCGATTTGGCGGAGGGCATCGAGATGTTTCACCATGCCTCGCTCATTTTCGACGATTTGCCAGCCATGGATGACGCTTCCGAGCGGCGCGGCCGGGCCTGCCTCCACCGGGTTGCGGGAGAGGGCGTTTCGATTTTGGCCGCGTTGGCCCTCGTCAATCGGGCCTATACCCTTTGCTGGAAGGTCGCGGCCGATTTTCCTGCTCATTCCCACGCCGCTTCCCGGTTGGTCGATCTTTGCATCGGGGAATTGGGGCTCCTGACGGGTCAAGCGCGTGATCTTTCCTACTCCCGGGAGAAAGGGCCTGACGAGGTGCGGGCGATCGCCGGGTTGAAAACCGGTGCGCTTTTGCGGCTGACGATTCTTCTGCCCGCGATTCTCGGGGGCGTTTCCTCTCATGATCGATTGCTGCTCTTTCGGGTGGCTGATGCATGGGGCTTGGCCTATCAGGGCATGGACGACTTCTCCGATATGATGGGAGAGGCCTTTCCGACCGGGAAAACCGGGAATCGGGATGAGAAGCTGGATCGTCCCAACCTAGTCCTTGCCCTGGGAGCCGATCAGGCGGCTGCCGCAGTGAGTGCGGCGTTGCGGGAGGCAGAGGAGAATCTGGAGACGCTCGGATTGCGGTGGGGAGGACTTGCCGAGTTTCACGCGCTGCTCTGCCAGAAAGAGGCCGAAGTCTGCCGCGCTCTCGACGCAGCCTGAGTGAGCGGACGATGAGTTTTCTCAAATTGATTTTCACGAACCTGCGCCGGCACCGAGTGCGTGGGATCTTCGGGGTGGCGGGTATTGCCTTTGGCGTGGCCGCGATGCTGACGGTGCTGGCCGTGGTGCTTGGCGCAATCGGGATGTTCAGCAATATTCTGGAAAGCGACAGCCAGTACCTGGTCTTCGAACGGGATGTCTCGGATCTGTTTTTCAGCAGTGTTCCGGCTTCGGCATGGGAAGAAATGGCCTCGATGCCGGAAGTGAAAGGGGCGCATCCGGTTCTCTTTGGAATTGTCAATTCCCCGGGGCATCCGGTGATCACCTGCTTCGGGTTGAACGCGACGAATCCACGGGTGCGCCAGGCCGATTGGATCGCGGGGGATCCAAGCTCCTTCGGAAAGGAGGATCAGACGGTCTACCTCGGGGTGCGGGCCTCGGAGTTCCTCCATGCGGGCATGGGAGACTCCGTCGAGATCGGCAAGGGGACCTTTACGGTCGGCGGAATCCTGAAGACGAAGAACGGTTTCGAGGATGGCGGCGTGTTCTTTCCCCTCTCTCTGGCGCAGGAGTATTTCCACCGCGAGGGGTTGGCTTCCATTGTCTCGGTCAACCTGACGTCAATGGACGATGGGGAAGCGTTCAAAAAGCGGGTCGCCAAAGCGTTCCCGGACCTCGAAGTGCTCGCCAGTTCGGAGTTCAACAGCAGCTACAGTCAGTTTAAGATTCTCACCGCGACCGCGTGGGCGGTCGGACTTTGTTCGTTCCTGCTGGGTGGAATGAGCGTGGCCAACACCATGACCCTCTCCGTGTTTACGAGAATCCGGGAGATCGCCATCCTCCGGGTTTGCGGATTCTCCCGAAGTCAGGCGGCAGGATTGATTCTCGGAGAGGGCTTGGTACTGGCGTTTTTTGGAGTCCTTCTCGGACTGGGCAGCGGGATCGGGTTACTGGGGATTCTCCACGAGGTGCCCCAATTGCAGGGCTATATCCAGGCGGACGTGTCGCTGTGGATGGTGATCGGCATCAGTGTGACGGCCCTGCTCACGAGCCTGGGAGGATCGATTTATCCGGCCTGGTTTGCCAGCCGGATTCAGCCTGCGGAGGCGTTGCGTTATGAATGATTGGATCATCGAGGTCGATGGAGTGAGTAAGAGCTTTGATCAGGGGCGGATTCCGGTGCTGACCCACGCCAGCTTGAAGGTGCGGGAGCGGGAGCGGGTGGCTCTTTGGGGATCGTCGGGATCGGGAAAAACGACCCTGCTGAATTTGATCGGTGGTCTGGAATTGCCGGATCGGGGCACCTTGAAGACTGGTGGCTTGGATCCGACAAAGGATCGTCCCCGTCTCGACCTGCGGCGACGTATCGTGGGATTCGTGTTTCAGCTCCACAATTTGATCCCGTATCTCACCGTGCGGGAGAACATGCTGATCCCAGCGGTCGCGCTGGGAGTCGGAAAAGACGAGGCCGAAACCAGGGTGAAGGAGCTCTTGAGATTGCTCGGGATGGAGCACCGGATTCATCACCGGATGCAGGATCTTTCGGGTGGCGAACGGCAGCGGACGGCGATCGGCCGGGCGTTGATCAATCGTCCCCGCATTCTCTTGGCCGACGAGCCCACGGGGGCGTTGGATGAGAGCACCGCCGACCGGGTTTTCGGGTTGCTCAAGGATCTCTCGCGCGAAGTGGGGGTGACCGTGGTGATGGCGACTCACGAGCGGCGGTTTGCCGAGGCTTGTGACCGCATTTACCGGGTGACCTCCGGAAGGGTCGAGGAGGCCTGCGCGTAATGGAGCCGGACCTCCTCTGGAGTCGCCGCCTCCAGCGTGCGACGGGGATCTACAGCCTGGGTTGGTTGTTGTTGGCCAATCTGGTGGGACTTTGGCTGGCCACGCTCCTCGTCTGGCCGGGAGCGGGGAAGTGGGTCGGAGAGCTCACTTACGGGCGATGGATGCCTTTGCACATGGACTGGCAGCTCTACGGCTGGTGTTCGCTGCCACTGGTGGGGTTGTTGATGAGCTTTTTCCTGAAATCGGGGGACGGTGCAGAGGTTCATTTGGGATTTCTCTCTTGGTCGACGGCCCTGGTCGTGGGCGGGGCTTTGAGCCTTCTGGGGGTGGTCAGCGGGAAATTGTTTTTGAACTGGGCCGGAGTGGGGCGAGTGGTCTTCCCCGCGGCCCAGGTTCTTCTTTGGGGTATTCTTGTCGCCGCCAGTTGGAGACGTTGGCGAACCTGCCGACGGTGGGATCGGGTTCAATCGCTTCATGCGGTTCTGTTGATCGTCCTTCTCGCGTCGCCGATCGCACTCTTCCTGACCTCGGGTTCCGAGACGTATCCTCCCATCGATCCCGAGAGCGGGGGAGCGACCGGGCACAGCCTGCTCGCTTCGAGTCTCGGCATGATTGGAATTTTTGGAATTCTGCCCTGGGTCTTGCGGGTGCCTCGGGTCGGGGCCGGGCGAAAAATCGTTCGCGTCTACGCCGGGGCTTTCATCGTATCGCTGGGCATCTGGGCGGTGCTCGATCACGGGAATGCATCGAATCGATCCATCGGGCAGAATCTCGGACTGGGAGTTTTGCTCGGATGGGTTCCGCTCACTCTGGCTTACTATCGTGCCTTCGCGTGGCAGGGGGCCATTCGCCGCTGGCTCTGGGCCTTTCTGTTTTGGTGGGGACTGCTGACGCTCACCGGATTCATCACCTTTCTACCGGGAGTTCTGGATTGGCTGAAGTTTACGAACGGTCTCGTCGCCCACGCCCATTTGGCGATGGCCGGGATGGTCAGTGCCCTGAATATGCTCATCCTCGGATCTCTGGGAAAGAGCGGGAAGGGGGATCCGTGGGCGGATGCGAGTGCGTTTTGGATCTGGCAGGTTGGGACGCTCCTTTACGTGGTTTCGATGATGGTGCAGGGGGTGCGCGAGGGGCTGGATCCAACGGTACTCTTCGGTCCGAATCCGACCACCGAGGTCTTTTATCGCTTCCGATGGTTTGCGGGGGTTCTGCTGGTCTCGGCCAATCTTCGCTGGATCTATTGCTTAGCGAGAGGCTGGCTGGTTCGTCCGGTCGTGGCGGAGGTTTTGGTGAAAGGAGTCTGTCGTGGCTAATAAACTACTGTTTCTCTACTGTCTGCTCGCCGGCACAATGGACGCGTCGACCGGCCTCCTTCTCATGACCGCTCCCGAGTTTACATTGGGATTGATGGGGATCCCGTCAGTCCACCCGGAAGCGATGGTTTTCATCCGCTTCGTGGGTGCATTTGTGTTTGGTGTGGGGTCGTTGTATTGGCTGGCTCTTTGGCCCGTCTGGAAGTCGGGAAATTGGGAGTGGGTGCGATCTTGCCTGCTCGCGACGGCGT
This genomic interval carries:
- a CDS encoding polyprenyl synthetase family protein, which codes for MKTARQTRTLPPIFKIPSSPPSEKGMSLEEAVDYALSAEGSGFRKRLAMEAGRASGLSLAQAGDLAEGIEMFHHASLIFDDLPAMDDASERRGRACLHRVAGEGVSILAALALVNRAYTLCWKVAADFPAHSHAASRLVDLCIGELGLLTGQARDLSYSREKGPDEVRAIAGLKTGALLRLTILLPAILGGVSSHDRLLLFRVADAWGLAYQGMDDFSDMMGEAFPTGKTGNRDEKLDRPNLVLALGADQAAAAVSAALREAEENLETLGLRWGGLAEFHALLCQKEAEVCRALDAA
- a CDS encoding ABC transporter permease, with protein sequence MSFLKLIFTNLRRHRVRGIFGVAGIAFGVAAMLTVLAVVLGAIGMFSNILESDSQYLVFERDVSDLFFSSVPASAWEEMASMPEVKGAHPVLFGIVNSPGHPVITCFGLNATNPRVRQADWIAGDPSSFGKEDQTVYLGVRASEFLHAGMGDSVEIGKGTFTVGGILKTKNGFEDGGVFFPLSLAQEYFHREGLASIVSVNLTSMDDGEAFKKRVAKAFPDLEVLASSEFNSSYSQFKILTATAWAVGLCSFLLGGMSVANTMTLSVFTRIREIAILRVCGFSRSQAAGLILGEGLVLAFFGVLLGLGSGIGLLGILHEVPQLQGYIQADVSLWMVIGISVTALLTSLGGSIYPAWFASRIQPAEALRYE
- a CDS encoding ABC transporter ATP-binding protein, producing the protein MNDWIIEVDGVSKSFDQGRIPVLTHASLKVRERERVALWGSSGSGKTTLLNLIGGLELPDRGTLKTGGLDPTKDRPRLDLRRRIVGFVFQLHNLIPYLTVRENMLIPAVALGVGKDEAETRVKELLRLLGMEHRIHHRMQDLSGGERQRTAIGRALINRPRILLADEPTGALDESTADRVFGLLKDLSREVGVTVVMATHERRFAEACDRIYRVTSGRVEEACA